The DNA region GGACAGCATACCGGCCGCTCGCCACGCGACAAATTCGTCGTCCGCGATGCCAATACGGACGGCGAAATCTGGTGGGACAACAACAAGCCGATGTCGCCGGAGCATTTTGCCTTGCTGCATCAAGATATGCTGGCGCATGCCGTCGGCAAGGAGCTTTTCGCTCAGGACCTGATCGGCGGCGCCGACAAGAACTACGCGCTGCCGACGCGTGTCGTGACGGAATTTGCCTGGCACTCGCTTTTCATCCGCAATCTTCTGATCCGTCCGGAGCTTTCTGCCCTTGCATCCTTCGTGCCGAAACTGACGATCATCGATCTGCCGAGCTTCAAGGCTGATCCGGAGCGCCACGGCTGCCGCAGTGAAACGGTGATTGCATGTGATCTCACGAACGGCCTCGTTCTGATTGGCGGCACCTCTTATGCCGGCGAGATGAAGAAATCCGTCTTCACCGTGCTTAACTACTTGCTTCCAGCAACCGGTGTCATGCCAATGCATTGCTCGGCGAATGCCGGCCCGGATGGTGATTCTGCGGTTTTCTTCGGCCTCTCCGGCACCGGCAAGACGACGCTCTCTGCTGATCCGACGCGTACGTTGATCGGAGACGACGAGCATGGCTGGGGCGAAAATGGCATCTTCAACTTCGAAGGCGGCTGCTATGCCAAGACGATCCGCCTTTCGGCGGAAGCGGAGCCGGAAATCTATGCGACGACGCAGCGTTTCGGCACGGTGCTTGAAAACGTGGTGCTCAACGAACTGCGTGAGCCGGATTTCGACGACGGTTCGCTGACGGAAAACACCCGCTGCGCCTATCCGCTTGATTTCATTCCCAATGCCTCGAAGACAGGCCTCGCCGCGCATCCAAAGACGATCATCATGCTAACGGCAGATGCTTTCGGCGTCATGCCGCCGATCGCGCGTCTGACGCCGGATCAGGCCATGTATCACTTCCTTTCCGGCTATACCGCAAAGGTCGCCGGCACGGAGAAGGGAGTGACGGAGCCGGAAGCGACATTCTCGACCTGCTTCGGTGCGCCGTTCATGCCGCGTCATCCGACTGAATATGGCAATCTCTTGAAGCAGCTGATTGGCCGCCATGGTGTTGATTGCTGGCTGGTCAACACGGGCTGGACGGGCGGCGCATACGGCACCGGCAAGCGCATGCCGATCAAGGCAACGCGCGCCTTACTGTCGGCAGCTCTCTCCGGCGAACTGGCCAAGGCAGAGTTCCGCATTGATCCGAATTTTGGTTTCGCAGTGCCCGTTGCTGTCGCT from Rhizobium sullae includes:
- a CDS encoding phosphoenolpyruvate carboxykinase — translated: METFGIHNPAIALATIGLGRAKSVRYNLSAASLYEEAIRRGEAELTAQGALRALTGQHTGRSPRDKFVVRDANTDGEIWWDNNKPMSPEHFALLHQDMLAHAVGKELFAQDLIGGADKNYALPTRVVTEFAWHSLFIRNLLIRPELSALASFVPKLTIIDLPSFKADPERHGCRSETVIACDLTNGLVLIGGTSYAGEMKKSVFTVLNYLLPATGVMPMHCSANAGPDGDSAVFFGLSGTGKTTLSADPTRTLIGDDEHGWGENGIFNFEGGCYAKTIRLSAEAEPEIYATTQRFGTVLENVVLNELREPDFDDGSLTENTRCAYPLDFIPNASKTGLAAHPKTIIMLTADAFGVMPPIARLTPDQAMYHFLSGYTAKVAGTEKGVTEPEATFSTCFGAPFMPRHPTEYGNLLKQLIGRHGVDCWLVNTGWTGGAYGTGKRMPIKATRALLSAALSGELAKAEFRIDPNFGFAVPVAVAGVETSILDPRSTWANGAAYDVQAEKLVSMFISNFAKFEAHVDGGVRDAAPGIKAAAE